In Leeia aquatica, a single window of DNA contains:
- a CDS encoding cupin, with protein sequence MPHYRSRDFTASRAWGALDIAQLNGISVRLHWTDQPYHWHVNEGEEVFAVLDGVVCMHYREEGEVRQLMLQTGDIFHAGVGCEHVAHPQGEARILVIEQAGSE encoded by the coding sequence ATGCCGCACTACCGTAGCCGTGACTTCACCGCCAGCCGTGCCTGGGGGGCGCTGGATATTGCACAGTTAAACGGTATCAGTGTCCGCCTGCACTGGACTGACCAGCCCTATCACTGGCATGTGAATGAGGGGGAAGAGGTGTTTGCCGTGTTGGATGGGGTGGTCTGCATGCACTATCGAGAAGAGGGTGAGGTCCGTCAACTCATGCTGCAGACTGGGGACATTTTCCATGCTGGGGTGGGCTGTGAGCATGTCGCCCACCCGCAAGGCGAAGCCCGCATTCTGGTGATTGAGCAGGCGGGCAGTGAGTAA
- a CDS encoding DUF5680 domain-containing protein produces the protein MDMQALHAFLRRAKLATYAGQGDDASVAPLLPDSRQLEYTEGDWLYRDIYVGLTRFSGQEVVYFQGTAVWSMAYSGGVSEQVEDWRGVYAVLREALNASPDQLPLRGPSHYMRDGWSYRCTLQGSLQDFYGDELLTQDRQPVYSLRLCGGVVR, from the coding sequence ATGGATATGCAAGCCCTGCATGCTTTTCTGCGGCGCGCCAAACTGGCCACTTACGCGGGCCAGGGTGACGACGCCAGTGTTGCGCCGCTGCTGCCGGATTCCCGTCAGCTGGAATATACCGAGGGTGACTGGCTGTACCGGGACATCTATGTCGGCCTCACCCGGTTCAGCGGGCAAGAAGTGGTGTATTTTCAAGGCACCGCCGTGTGGTCCATGGCCTACTCCGGGGGCGTCAGTGAGCAGGTGGAAGACTGGCGTGGGGTGTACGCGGTTTTGCGTGAAGCCCTCAACGCCAGCCCGGACCAATTACCCCTGCGGGGCCCCAGCCACTACATGCGGGATGGCTGGTCATACCGCTGCACCTTGCAAGGCAGCTTGCAGGATTTTTATGGCGACGAACTGTTAACCCAGGATAGGCAGCCGGTCTACAGCCTGCGCCTGTGTGGTGGTGTGGTGCGCTGA
- a CDS encoding glutathione S-transferase family protein, with protein sequence MPDLILHHYDASPYSEKIRLLLGYKQLTWHSVQMPPVLPKPDLMKLTHGYRRAPVLQIGADLFCDSSLIAQELEQRFPTPALASGAPAAQAALLSQLVDVTLFWQGIHLLMGKRAAQIPQALLDDRIRMHPQMDLDRDHLAANVPHLSSQLTPVLSMLDQALSASPWLGGDLPAIGDFGVYQLCWFLHKAGWLDELLPAARHLPDWMARMAAWGQGQRSELTADAALAIALAATPQALPTGGDEGELRIGNMVSVMPEHYPQEAVQGQLRYLDTQRVTLQLEHTDTGILHIHFPRLGYQIQSQA encoded by the coding sequence ATGCCTGACCTGATCCTGCACCACTACGACGCCTCGCCATACTCCGAGAAAATCCGCCTGCTGTTGGGCTACAAGCAGCTCACCTGGCATTCGGTGCAGATGCCGCCGGTGTTGCCCAAGCCGGATCTGATGAAGCTGACCCACGGCTACCGTCGCGCGCCGGTGTTGCAGATCGGGGCTGATCTGTTCTGCGACTCCAGCCTGATTGCGCAAGAGCTGGAACAGCGCTTCCCCACACCCGCACTGGCCAGCGGTGCGCCCGCAGCGCAAGCTGCCTTGCTCTCGCAGCTGGTGGATGTGACCCTGTTCTGGCAAGGAATACATCTGCTCATGGGCAAGCGAGCAGCACAAATCCCGCAAGCCCTGCTGGATGATCGTATTCGCATGCACCCGCAGATGGATCTTGATCGTGATCATCTGGCGGCCAATGTGCCGCACCTGTCGTCACAGCTCACGCCAGTACTGTCCATGCTGGACCAGGCCCTGTCCGCCTCGCCCTGGCTGGGCGGGGATCTGCCTGCGATTGGGGATTTCGGGGTCTACCAGCTGTGCTGGTTCCTGCACAAAGCCGGCTGGCTGGACGAGCTGCTACCCGCAGCTCGCCACCTGCCAGACTGGATGGCGCGCATGGCCGCTTGGGGGCAAGGACAACGCAGTGAGCTGACCGCCGATGCCGCGCTGGCCATAGCCCTGGCGGCGACTCCGCAAGCGCTGCCGACAGGAGGTGACGAGGGTGAGCTGCGCATTGGCAATATGGTCAGCGTGATGCCGGAGCATTACCCGCAGGAGGCGGTGCAGGGCCAGCTGCGCTATCTGGACACGCAACGCGTCACCCTGCAACTGGAGCATACCGATACCGGCATCCTGCACATCCATTTCCCACGGCTGGGCTACCAGATTCAGTCCCAAGCCTGA
- a CDS encoding substrate-binding periplasmic protein, translating to MPILAAGWPILKATFTKEFAMAFPQTINTLLKPLLSIMVCLGILGLWPARATAEEIVRMAIGDWPPYTSESNAQAKLVEKIVGEAFRLEGVKVVNEYFPWKRSYVYVQTGQYDATYPWNRTPEREAEFIINKIPLVKDEGVFFHLKTTPFDWRDWTDLKHYRLGVTLGYKQEIEYKEKGLQTEVSPTAEINFKRLLAGRIDAYQTSKVVGYGIIRELFSPEEQKRFTHHPKAVETNVYYVMFSRKTPNGEQMAAKLDRGLKKLKDSGAYVRIVAEYLGSGAD from the coding sequence ATGCCGATACTGGCAGCAGGCTGGCCTATACTCAAAGCAACATTCACCAAGGAGTTTGCGATGGCCTTTCCGCAAACAATCAATACTTTGCTCAAACCGCTGCTCAGCATCATGGTGTGTCTTGGCATACTTGGCCTGTGGCCAGCCCGTGCTACGGCAGAAGAGATCGTCCGGATGGCCATAGGTGATTGGCCACCCTATACATCGGAGAGCAATGCACAAGCCAAGCTGGTCGAGAAAATTGTGGGTGAGGCGTTTCGTCTGGAAGGGGTGAAGGTCGTCAACGAATACTTCCCGTGGAAGCGCAGCTACGTGTATGTACAAACTGGACAGTATGATGCCACCTATCCTTGGAACCGGACGCCGGAACGCGAGGCGGAATTTATTATTAACAAGATTCCACTGGTCAAGGATGAGGGGGTCTTCTTCCACCTCAAGACCACGCCGTTTGACTGGCGCGACTGGACTGATCTTAAGCACTATCGGCTTGGCGTGACCCTCGGTTACAAGCAGGAGATCGAGTACAAGGAAAAAGGCCTGCAAACTGAAGTATCCCCGACGGCAGAGATCAATTTCAAGCGCTTGCTGGCAGGCAGGATCGATGCCTATCAGACCTCCAAGGTTGTCGGCTATGGCATCATCCGCGAGCTGTTCAGTCCCGAAGAGCAGAAGCGGTTTACCCATCACCCTAAAGCAGTGGAAACCAATGTCTATTACGTGATGTTCTCCCGGAAAACACCGAATGGCGAGCAAATGGCCGCCAAGCTGGACCGGGGCTTGAAGAAGTTGAAAGACAGCGGAGCCTATGTCCGGATTGTGGCGGAGTATCTGGGGAGTGGCGCGGATTGA
- a CDS encoding NADP-dependent oxidoreductase, which translates to MTQSTHHNRQILLNRRPVGAPTLEDFRLEQQAIPQPAEGQVLLRTLWLSLDPYMRGRMSDRPSYAAPVPLGGVMVGGTVAQVVSSRHPGFAAGELVLSMSGWQDYALSDGTGLNKLTGLAQPSQALNVLGMPGFTAYMGLLDIGQPKAGETVVVAAASGAVGSLVGQIAKLQGCRVVGIAGGETKCRYVEEELGFDACIDHRAADFPAQLAMACPAGIDVYFENVGGAVFDAVMPLLNTGARIPLCGLIANYNATKLPDGPDRLGVLAGTLLTKRIRMQGFIIFDDYGHRYGEFFAQMSRWLQEGKIKSREDVVDGLEQAPQALIGLLEGKNFGKLVVKVAEA; encoded by the coding sequence ATGACGCAATCCACCCACCACAATCGTCAGATCTTGCTGAACCGTCGCCCGGTGGGCGCGCCGACGCTGGAAGACTTCCGGCTGGAACAGCAAGCCATTCCGCAACCGGCGGAAGGTCAGGTACTGCTGCGTACCCTGTGGCTGTCGCTCGACCCCTATATGCGGGGCCGTATGAGCGACCGTCCCTCCTATGCCGCGCCGGTGCCCTTGGGCGGGGTGATGGTGGGCGGTACGGTGGCACAGGTGGTCAGCTCGCGCCACCCCGGTTTTGCTGCTGGTGAGCTGGTGCTGTCGATGAGTGGCTGGCAGGACTACGCGCTGTCTGACGGTACCGGCCTGAACAAGCTCACCGGGCTGGCTCAACCCTCGCAAGCGCTCAATGTGCTCGGCATGCCCGGCTTCACCGCCTATATGGGCCTGCTGGACATTGGTCAGCCCAAGGCGGGGGAAACCGTGGTGGTGGCGGCGGCCAGCGGTGCGGTCGGTTCGCTGGTCGGGCAGATCGCCAAGCTGCAGGGCTGCCGGGTGGTGGGGATTGCCGGTGGCGAAACCAAATGTCGTTACGTGGAGGAGGAGCTGGGCTTTGATGCCTGCATCGACCACCGCGCGGCCGATTTTCCGGCACAACTGGCCATGGCCTGCCCGGCCGGCATCGACGTCTATTTCGAGAACGTCGGCGGTGCGGTGTTTGATGCCGTGATGCCACTGCTCAATACCGGCGCACGTATTCCGCTGTGCGGCCTGATCGCCAACTACAACGCCACCAAGTTGCCGGACGGTCCGGATCGCCTCGGTGTACTGGCCGGTACTCTGCTGACCAAGCGCATCCGTATGCAAGGCTTCATCATTTTTGATGACTACGGCCACCGCTACGGCGAATTCTTTGCTCAGATGAGCCGCTGGCTGCAAGAGGGCAAGATCAAGTCTCGCGAGGACGTGGTCGACGGGCTGGAGCAAGCCCCGCAAGCCTTGATCGGCCTGCTGGAAGGCAAGAACTTCGGCAAACTGGTGGTGAAAGTGGCGGAAGCCTGA